The segment GCCGGTCGAGGAGGCGATCGCCGGCTATCAGGAAGAGATGGTTCCGTACGCGTTCCGCGCCGTCGACACCGCAGCCGGGCTGATGCGCCGTCTCACCGGGGGTGCGGCCGCACCGCACTGGGTGCTGACCCGCCTGTTACCTCGGCTGCACCGGGTCACCGTACCCGAGGGATGATGGCGGGCATGCCCCATGAGCCGGCCCTCACGTCCGCGATCGCCGACCTCATGCGCGCCGGCCGGGAGACCTCCCGGCTGTCCATGGTGTTCCGGTACGCCATCGCGGACCGGCTGGGAATCACCGTGAGCGACCTGGAGTGCCTGGACTTCCTGGCGGACGTCGGATCGGCCACCGCGGGACAGGTCGCCGAGCGGACCAACCTCACCACCGGGGCCGTGACCAGCATGGTGCGCCGGCTCCAGCAGGCCGGCTACGTCACCGCCGAACGTGATCCGGCGGACCGGCGACGGCTGGTCGTCACCCTGCGCCCGGAGCGGGTCGCCGAGCTGGAGCGGCCGTACGAGCGGTTCGCCGAGCACGCGGAGCGGCTCATCGAGGGCTACAGCGTGGAGCAGATCAGGCTGCTGGTCCGGCATTTCGGCCGGATGCAGGCGATGTACCTCGCCGAGTTGAACCGCCTCCGCGGCGACGGCACCCCGGGCTGAGGGTGGCGGGAATTGACGTGTATCACTACCCTTCGTCCGTAACGTGCACGAAAGGCGGAGGGGGCGCACGTGAACACCGTGCTCGTTGCCGTGCCACAGGAGGGGGCCGCGGCAGGTAAGCACCATCTCGGGCCCGGGCAGCGACTCCGGTTCGGCCGGGGTGGGCCGGGCCTCGACGTGGAGCTGGCCCTGCCCGACCGGGCCGTCTCCCGGCTGGCCGGTGAGATCACCGCCACCGGTGACCACTGGAGTCTGACCAACTACAGCCGGCACCACACCTACGTGGTCGAGAACCCCGAGGGTGGCGGCGAGTTCCTCAAGGTCCCACCCGGGCGGCTCGGCGCACCGGTGCCGTTCGAGATCTCACGTGTCGTGCTGCCCGCCCGCGACGGCGCCGGGACGGCGTTGTTCCAGGTCTTCGCACCCATGCACACCTATCTGGACCAGGAGCCCGGCCGGCCGGCGGGCGGCGAGCCGACCGTGGCGGCGTTCCCGCTGGACGTCACGGCGAAGTACTTCCTCGTCCTGGTCGCGCTCTGCGAGCCGCGGCTGCGCGACGAGTCCCCGGTCGACATCCCGGCCGACGCCGAGGTGGTCGCCCGGCTGCGCGACCTGCCCGACTGCGACGGGCTCACCGCCGACGCGGTGGCTTTCCACATCGACTACCTGACCCGCCGCAAACTGCGGCTGCGCGCGCCCTCCGCCGGGACGGCCGAACCGGAGGCCAGGGCCGGTTCCCGCCGGGAACACCTGGTGCGGGCGGCCCTGCGGTTCAACCTCGTCCAGGAGAGTCACCTGGGGCTGCTGCCACCGCGGCGGCGGGCCCGGTGACCGCGACCGGAGGCTGGGCCGTCGACGTCCCGACCGGATACCGGGTCGGCCGGTGGACCGTCACCGCCCCGATCGCCAGCGGCAGCTGGGGTTCGGTGTACGCGGCGACCGGTGCCGGCGACGCGGCCGAGATGGCGCTGAAGTTCCTGCCCACCGGCACGCTCACCCCTCGCCAGATCGCCCACCTGGCCGATGTCGCGGCCCGCGAGCGACGCGGCCACGAGCAGTTGTCGCACCCGCACCTCGTCCGGGCCCGGGAGATCCTGACCGTGGACGACCCGGAGCACCCGGCGCTGGACGGGGCACTGGTCATCGTCATGGAACGTGCAGAGGCCTCCCTGCGCGATCGCCTGCAACAGGCGGCGGGCGGGCCGGTGCCGGACGCCGAGCGGCTGCTGGAGGAGATCTGCGACGCGCTGGCCTACCTGCACGGGCGCGACTGGGTGCATGGTGACCTCAAACCGGCCAACGTGCTGCTGATGGCCGACGGCTCGATTCGGCTCGCCGACTTCGGCCTGGCCGGCGAGTTCGACGGCACCCACGCGTACCTGCCGCCGATGGCGTCGCCGGACTATGTGCCGCCCGAGCGCTGGACCGAGTCGCTCGGCGAGCACGGCATCGCGGTCCGGCCGAGCGCCGACGTCTGGGCCTTCGGCATCACCGCGCATCTGCTGCTCACCGGGGCCTTCCCGTTCCCGGGCGGGACGTCGCAGGCCCGGCTCGCGGCGGCGGCCGAGTACGCCGCCGGCGGATCCTCGTTGGCGCTGTCACCCGCGTTGCCGCAGCCGTGGCGCGAGCTGATCCAGGACTGCCTGGCGCCCACGCACGCCGCCCGGGCCCAGCACGGATCGGCCGAGCTGCTGGAACGGATCCGAAGACTGCGCTCGGGCAGAGCCCCCTCCGGCCGGCGACGGCGCCGGATCGCCCTGGCTGCTGCGGCGGCCGTGGCTGTCGTGACCGCCGCGGTGGCCGGGGTCGCGGTCGCCGGGCCATTCGACGACCGGGCGCCCTCCGGACCCACGGTGTACCGGGCCGATCTGTTGCGCGCCGACGCCGGCATCCCGGTGGCGTACCGCGAGCTGATCGTGGACGCCGGCACCGCCTGCGCCGAGCCCGGCATCACCCCGGCGCTGATCGCGGCCATGCTGAAGGCCGAGAGCAACTTCGATCCGAACCTGAGCGATCCGGCGAAGGACGAGTACGGCATCGCCCGCTGGACCCCGTCCGTCCTGCGGTTCTACCTGCCCGAGGGACAGCGCGACGAGGTGCCGGCGCCGCCGTTCCCGCCGGAGGTGTCGATCCCGGCGATGGGCCGCTACCTGTGCTTCCTGGCGCCGCGGCTGAGCAAGGTTCCCGGTGACCCGGGACTGCTGCTCGCCGCGGCCTACCGGACGTCGGCGACACGGGTGGTCGAGGAGGGCGGCCCACCGCCGAAGACGCGTGATCACGTGGCCCGGGTCGGCGCCTTCCGGCAGAGCTTCACCCCGGGCCCCTGACCTGATGGCGTCTGCCGGTGCTCAGAGGTCGCAGCCACGGCCGGTGTCCACCCAGTTCTCCGTCGAGTTGCCGTCGCGGCAGCCCACGCCGTGGGACTGGAGCGGCGAATAGGCCCAGGGGCCGGTCGCCAGGGTCGTGCTGCCGGAGACGACCCGCACCCTGCCCAGCGTGCCGAAATAGTACGAGTAGTACAGGTCGGTGTCGTACTCGTACCAGTCCCACAGGGTCTTCGTCTCACCCGCCGGCAGCGAGACACCGGTGCCGAACGTCTGCGAGTGCTTGCTCGCGTAGTAGGCCCCGAGGTCGTACCACCGCTCCCAGTTGGCCACGACCCCACGCGTGCTGCCGCCGTAGTTCTGGATCACGATGCCGGTCTTCACGTGACCGTGGCCGCTGCTGTTCTTGGTGTGCCAGGCGCACGCCCAGTACTTGATGCCCATGCTGGAGATGTACTTCGACTGCCCACAGTCCACGCTGGGATGGTCGAACGGGCCGAACGCGTAGTCGGTGATGGCGTTGGCCGGCGCCGTGTTCACCATCGGGACCAGACCGGCCCCGAGGATCCCGGCGGCCAGCAGGCGCAGCAGTTTCGTTCGCACAGCAGTCCTCTTCCTCCGATACGGTGGCGGTCGGATGCACCGCCACTCGCATCCTCGGGGAGGGCCGGTGCTCCCGGGCACCTCCGACGGTGAAGGTTGCCTGTGTGGCCTGCGTCTGCTAAGCGACGAAATTGCGGTCGCTGGGGAAGACGGCCCGGGCGCGCCCGGGCCGACTCACGCGCCTGATGCGCGCTTGTCGGCCTCCACGTCGGCGGAGCCGACCGGTACGCCGTCGGTGTCGTGCGTCGCCTCGGTGAGGTCGGCGTCGGCGCCGGAGCGAGCCGCGTCGGCCTCGGCGTCGGCGGCACCGACCGTCGGCCCGGTCCTGGTCTCCTCGTCGGTGTCGTTGCGTTCCCCGGCGATCGCCGCGGCGAGGGGGAGATTCTCGGGGGATTGGGCTGTGGTCACGGCGTTCTCCGTCCCGGTCGATCCGTCGACTGATGGCTACCCCACGGCGAGCGCCTTATTCAGCGCTCCGGAACCAACGGTCAGATTGATGCGGGGAAACCGCGGTCGCCGGTGAAGGCGGCCCGGGCCAGGGCGCTCATCGCCGGCAGGTCCAGCGGCCGCGGATTGTTCTGCACCAGCCGGGCGGCGCCCATGCCCTGCTGGGCGAGCCAGTCCAGGCGGGACTCCGGCAGGCCCAGCTCGGCGATCGTGCGGGGCAGGCCCAGCCCGTCGATCAGCGCGTCGACGGCTTCCACACCGGCGCGCGCCAGGGCGGCCTCGTCACGGCCGGCGTCCTCGACGCCGAGGGCGCGGGCCACCTGCGCGAACTCACGCACGCGCACCGGCAGGTTGAAGCGCATGACGTACGGCAGCAGGGTGCCGACCCCCAGGCCGTGCGGGGTGTGGGTCGCCGCGCCGAGCGGGTACTGCAGGGCGTGCGCGGCGGCGGTCCCGGCCGTGCCGAGGGAGACACCGCCGGCGAAGGCGGCCAGCATCACGTCGTGCCGGGCGCCCACGTCGGTCGGGTCGTGGTAGGCCTTGAGCAGGCTGCGGCCCATCAGTTCCAGGCCGTTGAGAGCGACATGATCGGTCAGCGCCGACTTGCCGATGAACACCCGCTCGTAGGCGAGGTGCGGGTCGGGCGTACGGGTCACCGCCGTGAACGACTCGACCAGGTGGGACAGCGCGTCGGCGCCGGAGTGTGCGGTCAGCCCGGGCGGGCAGGAGTGGGTCAACTCCGGATCGCAGACCGCCGTGTGCGGGATCAGGTGCGGGCTGGAGATGCCCACCTTCATGTCCCGGTCCGGGTCGGCGAAGACCGCCACCGGCGTCGCCTCCGACCCGGTTCCCGCCGTGGTCGGCACCGCGACCACTGGCAGGATAGGCCCGGGTACGACGTTCTCGCCGTAGTAGTCCTGCGGTTTGCCGCCGTGGGTGAGCAGCAGAGACACCGCCTTGGCCATGTCGAGGCAGCTGCCGCCTCCGATGCCCACGACGACGTCGACACCGTGCCCGGTGAGCCCGCGCACGCAGTCGAGGACACCGTCGACCGGGAGTTCCGGTCGGGTGTCGGCGAACACCTCCACCCGTACGCCGGCCGCCTCGATCTCCTTGCGGATCTCGGCGAGTTCGGCGGTGGCGGCCAGGCGGGCGTCGGTGCAGATCAGCGCCGTACGCCCGAGGCCCGCCACGGCGTCGGCGATGGCGTGCCGCTGACCCGGTCCGAACAGCACGGTACGCGGCAGGCGCAGGACACCCAGCGCGGTGGTGGTCATGTCGATTCCCTTCAAGAGACGCTCAGACGGTGGTGGTGACGCTGCGGGAGGCGGCCTGCCAGACGTCGTCCCAGCCGGGCGCGAGCCGGGCCGCGCGTTCGCAGGCGAGCACCAGGCTGGCCTCGCGGGCGATGCCCTTTCCGGCGATGTCGAAGGCGGTGCCGTGGTCGACCGACACCCGCACCACCGGCAGCCCGATGGTGATGTTGACGCCGTCGTCGCCGTAGACCGCCTTGAACGGCGCGTGCCCCTGGTCGTGGTAGCAGGCGATGACGGTGTTCCACTTGCCTCGCACAGCGGCCGGAATCAGCGCGTCGGCCGGGATCGGGCCGTGTGCGTTGATGCCCCGCTCGCGGGCGCGGGCCACGGCCGGGGCGAGCACCTCGGCGTCCTGGTGGCCGAAGATGCCGTTCTCGCCGGCGTGCGGGTTGAGCCCGGCCACCGCGATCGCCTCGTCGGGTTTGCCGAGGGCGCGCACGAACGCGCCGGCCAGGTTGAACACGTCGTCGGAGCGTTCCGGGGTGCAGTTCTCCACCGCCTGCTGCAGTGACATGTGTGCGGTGAGGTGGAAGAAGTACAGGTCGCCGGCGGAGAGCACCAGGCTGAAGTTGCGGACCCCGAACTCGTGGGCGAGCAGTTCGGTGTGCCCGGGCCAGGTGTGCCCGCCGGCGTGCATGGCGGCCTTGTTCAGCGGAGCGGTGACGATGCCGTCGACCAGGCCGTCGCGGGCGAGCCGGCACGCTTCGACGACGAAGCGGTAGGCGCCGTCGCCGGCGGCCGCGCTGAGCTCACCGACCGGGACCGAGGCCAGGGACTCGCCGGTCTGGATCAGTTCGATGGTGTCCGGGTCGTTGGTGGCCGCCCGCGGGTCGGTGATCACGCGGACGGCGCCGGGGTCGAGCCCGGCGCGTTCGGCGCCGGCGCGCATCGCGTCGGCGTCGCCGATCACCACGGGGACGAGGCGTTCGCGCAGGTCGGGGTGCTGCAGCAGGGTCTTGGCGGTGATCTCCGGGCCGATGCCGGCGACGTCGCCGAGGGTGACGGCCAGCACCGGGCGGGGGGTGGGGGACGAGGTCATCGGGTGTTTCCTCCTGTGGTACCGAGTCGGTCGACGATGTCGACCAGGGAGTCGGCGCTGCCGAAGCCGCCGGATGTGGTGACGACGCGGACGCCGTGGGCCGCGCCGCCGCAGATCGTGCCGAGCGGGACGCCGGGTGCCAAGGCCCGGTGGACGGTGATGGCACCGGCGTCAACGTGGTCGAGTGCCGCGGCGGCTCCGTCGCCGCCGACCAGCACCACGGTGTCGTACCGGGCCTGTTTCAGCTGGTGGGCCACCTGCTCGCCGAACCCGGCCGCGGTGGTGGCCGCGTCGGCGCGGGCGGCCGGGGTGGTGATCACGTCGACCGTCGGCCGGGCGTCGCGCAGCCGGGCGAGCGCGCTCAGGGCTACCGGGTGCAGGGAGCTGACGCCGACGAGGATGCAGGTGCTCGGCCGCTGCCGGTCCGGTGCCGGCTTCGCGGCCGGCCATCGCCGGGCCAGGGCGCTCGCCAGCCCGGCGGATCCGGCGGCCACCGCCCCGGGACCGTGCCGGTCCAGCGTCGCGGCGATCTCGTCAAGGTCGGCGTCGCTGCCGGCGTCGGGCGCGGACAGGCCTCGGAGGAGGTCGGCCTCGGGTGCGGACAGGCCTCGGAGGAGGTCGGCCTCGGGTGCGGACAGGCCTCTGAGGAGGTCGGCGTCGAGTGCGACCAGGCCCCGGGCGAGGTCGGCGTCGCTGCCGGCTTCGGAGGCTGGCAGGCCGGCGACGAGGTCGCTGAGCAGGCTGGTGGTGACCGGGGTGACCGGGTCCTGCGCGGCGGCCGTGTGTTCCAGGGGGATACCGCGGACCAGCACCCGGCCACCCACGACGGTGCGGCCCTGCTCGGGAAAGGCCGGGCAGACAACAACAACCGCGCCGGGGTACGCCTGAGCCCACGCGCCGAGCGCCCCGCGTATCTGAGCGGCCACCGAGCCGCGCATCGTGGAGTCGACTTTGAGGTAGAGCCGGTCGCAGCCGCGGGCCAGCAGTTCACCGACGGCTGCCGCGGTCACGGCGGTGGCTCGATCGTCGGCGGCCGCCCGCACTCCGGTGGCCACCGCGAGCAGGCACGGCCGGTCGCCGGCCGGCGAGGGCGCGGCGGTGCTGCTGCGCAGCAGGTGCGCCGACCAGCCGGCTGCGGCGAACGGCACGGCGGCGTCGGTGGCGCCGGTCAGGTCGTCGGCGACCAGGCCGAGCATCCGGGGTGTCACAGCGACGCCCCGCCGCAGATCACCAGGTGCTGCCCGGTGATCGAGCCGCCGTCGTCGCCGAGCAGGAAGGCGACCAGCCCGGCCACCTCGTCCGGCTGCACGAACCGGCCGAGCGCCGGCACCCTCGGTGGGGTGGCCGCCCGGTTCGGGTCGCTGAGCATCGCCGTCTCGGTGGGGCCGGGGGCGACCACGTTGACGGTGATGCCGCGCGGCGCCAGTTCGATCGCCCAGGAGCGGGCCAGGCCGGTCAGGGCGGCTTTGGTGGCGGCGTACTGGCTCTTGCCGGCCACTCCGGCGGCGGTGCGGCTGCCGATCAGCACGATCCGGGCGCGGTCGGGCAGCGTACCGATGATGGTGTTGATCAATTGGGTGGGCACCTCGACGTGCAGGCGCCACATCAGCGCGCCGTGCCCGGGGTCGAGTTCGCCCAGCGGGGCGCTGTGCTGCACGCCGGCCGCGTGCACGACGGCGTCCACGTGCCCGGCCTGCGCGGCGACCTGCTCGACCGCGCCGGGATCGGTCAGGTCCGCCTCGATCCAGTGGAAGCCCAGCTCGGGCAGGTCGGGTTTGCGCCGGCTGACGCCGACGACGTGCCGGCCGCAGGTGAGCAGCCGGGCGGCGATCGCGTGCCCGATGCCGGAGCTGACGCCGGTGACCAGTGCGGTGCCGGCCATGTCAGCCTCGCGTCCAGTCGGCCGGCAGGCGTACGTATTTGATGGTCTGCCGGTGGTAGGTGTAGCTGACGTGCAGCGTGCCGTCGGGGCTCTGGTGCACGGCCGGGTAGGACAGCTCGCGGTTGAGCCCGTCGCGGGAGTTGTTGGTCAGGCAGTAGCCGTCGCCCTCGTCGAGGTTTCCGGCGCGCTGCCAGGTGGCGCCCTGGTCGCTGGAGAAGGCGAGGGTCATCGGTGCGCGCGGAGCGCCCCAGAAAGCCGCGCCGCACTCCGAAGAGGTCTCGCCGGCGCCGCCCTCGACCAGCCCTTCGTCGTCGATCTCGTCATACAGCGAGACACGGCGTGACGTGGCGTCGAGCCGGCTGGAGTGGTTGTAGACCAGCGCGAGACGCCCGTCGGCGAGGACGCACTGCTGGATCGACGAGTTGTTGTTCGGCAGCTCGGTGGGCTGCGGCACCGACCAGGTCTCGCCACCGTCGTCCGAGCGGGAGGCGTAGATGTGGTCGGCCCAGCGGCTGCGGAACAGCGCGAACAACCGCCCGCCGCCGAGGTCGGCGATGTTCATGTGCACGCAGCCGACGCTGTCCGGCACCGGCACCTCCCGCCAGGTCGCGCCCTGGTCGTCGGAGATCAGCACCGAGCTGGTGTCGGCGTCGCCGGCCCAGCGTTCGCCGGGGACGGTGACGCAGCGGAAGATGCCGAGCAGCCAGCGGCCGGAGTCGGTCACCACGATCGGCTGGCGCACGAAGACGCCGCTGCGTTCGTCGGCCGGGAACAGCGTGTGCGCCGGTCCCCAGGTGCGGCCCGAGTCGGCCGAGACTCGCCGGCGTACCTCGGCGGTGTCCTGGTTGCCGGCCCGCTGCGCGGTGTAGAGCAGCCACAGCTCGCCGGCCGGGGTGGGGAACAGGATCGGGTTCTGCTCGGATCGCCGTGGGTCGTCGCTGAGCTGCTCCGGGGTGGACCACTTGTCGGCGCCGGGCGCGAGCCGGGAGAACCAGATGCTGATGTCGCCGACGCCCTCCTGGGTGCCGCCGAACCAGACCAGGCCGAGGTCGCCGTCGGGCAGGGTGGCCAGGAACGAGGCGTGGCTCTGCACGGTCGGCGCGGCCAGCCAGGCGTCGGTGCGCCGCGGGTCGGCCGGATCGGGGCGCAGCACACCGTCGAATGAGGAGGTCATCGTTCGCCCCGCACCGCGGTGAGATGCGCGTTCGCGGCGATCTCCAGGTGGGTGAGGTCGCTGGCCACCGTGACCAGCGTGAAGCCTTCGGACAGCCGCTTGGCGGCCTCCTCGCCGGTGCGGGTGTGCAGGCCCGCGGCGATCCCGGCGGCCTCGCAGGCGCGGCGGATGCGGACCAGCGCGTCCTCGAACGCGTCGGCCACCGCGGGGTCGGCCGGTCCGGCGCCGCCGACGGCGATGGTCAGGTCCGACGGGCCGATGTAGAGCCCGTCGATGCCCGGCGTGGCGGCGATCTCCTCGACGTTCGCCAGCCCTTCCGGGGTCTCGATCATGGCGAGCAGGGTGACCGCCTCATTCGCCTCGGCCGGGGCCGGGCCGATCCGCAGCATCGAGCGCATCGGGCCGTAGGAGCGGATGCCTACCGGCGGATAACGGGTGGCGGCGACCGCGCGGGCGGCGTCGGCGCCGGTGCTGACCAGCGGCACGATGATGCCGGCCGCGCCGGCGTCCAGGGCCTGCCCGATCGGGGTGGCGTCGTTGGCCGCGACCCGGACCAGGCCGACCGCGGTGGCGGCCGCGTCGATGGCGGTCAGCCCGGCCAGCATGCCGGAATAGCCGAACAGGCCGTGCTGGGCGTCGAGCGCCACGTAGTCGTAGCCGAGCCGGGCGATGCGTTCGGTGGCCGGCGGTGCGTCCAGGGTGACCCAGTAGCCGACGACGGTCTCGCGGGCCCGGACCTTGGCGGCGAATGCTGCGGCGTTCATGGCTGGCGCTCCATTTCGGGCGAGGGGACGGTGACCGCGAGGACGTGGCGCGGCTTGCGGCCGTGAATGGTGGAGGGGTCGAGCGCGGCGGCGCGCAGCGCGCGGGTGTACGGCTCGGCGGGCCGGGCCAGCACGGTGTCGGTGGGCCCGTACTCGACGACCTTGCCGTGCCGCATGACCAGCACGTTCTGGCTGATCTCGCGGACCACGCCGAGGTTGTGCGAGATGAACAGGTAGGTGACGCCGGTGGCTTCCTGCAGGTCGGCGAGCAGTTTGAGCACCTGCGCCTGGACCGACACGTCGAGCGCGCTGGTGGCCTCGTCGCAGACCAGCACGTCGGGCCGGCTGGCCAGGGCGCGGGCGATGCCGATGCGCTGGCGCTGGCCGCCGGAGAACTCGGCCGGCCGGCGTTCCAGGGCGCTGCTGGGCAGGCCGACCAGGTCGAGCAGGCGGGCGGCCTCGGCGTTGCGTTCGGCCGGGCGTACGCCGCGCAGCTTCAACGGTTCGGCGACGATGCGCTGGGCGGTCATGTGCGGATCGAGGGAGCCGTACGGATCCTGGAACACCATCTGGATCTTCGACCGCAGGGCCCGCAACCGCTTCTCCGGCATGGCCGAGATGTCGACGCCGTCCAGCGTGATCGCCCCCGAGGTCGGGCGGATCAGCCGGACCAGGGACCGGGCGATCGTCGACTTGCCGCAGCCCGACTCGCCGACCACGGCCAGGGTGCTGCCGCGCTCGATCTCGAAACTGACATCGTCGACGGCCCGGTGCACGCCGGAAGCGGTCGGATACTCCACCACGAGGTTCTCGACGCTCAGTACCGCGCTCACGACACCGTCTCCCTGCGATTGCCGGCCGCCGACTCGCCGTCCCAGCCACCGAGCTGGGGGATCGCGGCGAGCAGCGCCTTGGTGTAGTCGGTCTTCGGCCGGTCCACGACGTCCTCGACGTCGCCGCTCTCCACGAAGCACCCGGCCTTCATCACATGGATGCGGTCGGAGACCACGCGGGCCACGCCCAGGTCGTGGGTGATCATCAAAACCGCGATCCGGGTACGCGCCTGAAGCTCCAGCAGCAGGTCGAGCACTCCGGCCTGGACGGTGACGTCGAGCGCGCTGGTCGGTTCGTCGGCGACCAGCAGGCGGGGCTGCCCGGCCAGCGCGATCGCGATCAGCACCCGCTGCAGCATCCCGCCGGACAGTTGATGCGGGTATTTGGCGAGCTGCTGTTCGGGCGTACGGATATGGACCTGATCAAGTAGCTCGACCGCGCGTTCGCGGGCCTGGGTCCGGCTCAGCTCGCGGCTGCGGGTGCGGACCGCCTCGATCAGCTGGCTGCCGATGGTCAGGACCGGGCTCAGCGCGGTCATCGGGTCCTGCGGGATCAGCGACACCGACCGGCCGCGGACCCGGGCGATCGAGGCCGGGTCGGTGATCACGTCGGTGCCGGCGAAGCTCACGTGACCGGACAGCACGGCCAGATCCGGTGGCAGCAGCGCAGGATGCCCATGGCGGTGGTCGACTTGCCACACCCGGACTCGCCGATGATGGTGACGGTCTCACCTTCGTCGACGTGGAAGCTGACCCCGTCGACGGCCCGGATGACACCGGCGTCGGTCATCAGTTCGATCTGCAGGTCGCGGACGTCGAGCAGCGGCGTACTCACGATTGTCCTCCCTTGCGGCGCCGGGCGCGGTCGCGCAGGCCGTCGCCGAGCAGGTTGACCCCGACCACCAGCAGCACGATGACCAGGCCGGGCAGGGTGACCAGCCACCACGAGGTGGTGATGTAGTTCTGGCCGTCGGAGATGATGCGGCCGAGCGTGGCGAACGGGCGCTGCGGCCCGGCGCCCAGATAGCTCAGCGCGCTCTCCAGCAGCACCGCCTGCGCCAGCAGCAGAAGCACGACCAGCGAGGCCTGCCGGATGATGTTCGGGATGATGTGCTGGGCGAGGGTCTGGAACCGGTGCAGGCCGAGCACCCGGGCAGCGGCGACGTAGGGTTTCTCGCGTTCCACCAGCACCAGGCTGCGGGTCAGCCGGGCCACCTCGGGCCACAACGCGATGGCGATGACCAGGGTGATGACCGGCATCGACGGTCCGAACAGGGCGACCACGAGCAGCAGCATCATCAGCAGCGGCAGCGACATCTGCGCTTCGAGCAGCCGGGACACGACGGTGTCCACCCAGCCGCCGAGGAAACCGGCGGCCGAGCCGGCGAGGATGCCGATCAGCCCGGAGACGGTGACCGCGATGACGCCGATGGCGATCGACACCTGGGCGCCGTGCAGCACCAGCGACAGCAGGTCACGCCCGAGCGCGTCGGTGCCGAACAGGTGTCCCTCGCTCAGCGGCGGCAGCCGGCGCTTGCTGAGATCCTGGGCGCCCGGGTCGGGCAGCGGCAGGACCTGGGCGAAGATGACCGGCAGGAGCACGAGCAGGGTGCAGATGGTGCCGGCGATCAGCTTGAGGCGTACGCCGCGGCGGCGCCGGGTGACCGCGGAGCGGGTCAGGTCGCGGGCGGTGACCGCGCTCGGCCGGACGGCTGTGGTGCTCATGCGACGGCCTTTCCTAGGCGGACCCGCGGGTCCAGGAGCGGGTAGCAGAGGTCGACCAGCAGCTGGACCAGCACCGCGAGCACGGAAGTGACCAGCACGGTGGTGACGATCAGCGGGTAGTCCCTGGTCTCCAGGGCGCGCACGACCAGCGAGCCGACGCCGGGCCAGGCGAAAACCACCTCGACCACGACGACGCCGTTGAGCATGGCCGCGAACCGGGTGCCGAGCGCGGTGACCACCG is part of the Actinoplanes sp. NBC_00393 genome and harbors:
- a CDS encoding MarR family winged helix-turn-helix transcriptional regulator, whose amino-acid sequence is MPHEPALTSAIADLMRAGRETSRLSMVFRYAIADRLGITVSDLECLDFLADVGSATAGQVAERTNLTTGAVTSMVRRLQQAGYVTAERDPADRRRLVVTLRPERVAELERPYERFAEHAERLIEGYSVEQIRLLVRHFGRMQAMYLAELNRLRGDGTPG
- a CDS encoding serine/threonine protein kinase → MNTVLVAVPQEGAAAGKHHLGPGQRLRFGRGGPGLDVELALPDRAVSRLAGEITATGDHWSLTNYSRHHTYVVENPEGGGEFLKVPPGRLGAPVPFEISRVVLPARDGAGTALFQVFAPMHTYLDQEPGRPAGGEPTVAAFPLDVTAKYFLVLVALCEPRLRDESPVDIPADAEVVARLRDLPDCDGLTADAVAFHIDYLTRRKLRLRAPSAGTAEPEARAGSRREHLVRAALRFNLVQESHLGLLPPRRRAR
- the pdxA gene encoding 4-hydroxythreonine-4-phosphate dehydrogenase PdxA, producing MTSSPTPRPVLAVTLGDVAGIGPEITAKTLLQHPDLRERLVPVVIGDADAMRAGAERAGLDPGAVRVITDPRAATNDPDTIELIQTGESLASVPVGELSAAAGDGAYRFVVEACRLARDGLVDGIVTAPLNKAAMHAGGHTWPGHTELLAHEFGVRNFSLVLSAGDLYFFHLTAHMSLQQAVENCTPERSDDVFNLAGAFVRALGKPDEAIAVAGLNPHAGENGIFGHQDAEVLAPAVARARERGINAHGPIPADALIPAAVRGKWNTVIACYHDQGHAPFKAVYGDDGVNITIGLPVVRVSVDHGTAFDIAGKGIAREASLVLACERAARLAPGWDDVWQAASRSVTTTV
- a CDS encoding four-carbon acid sugar kinase family protein; the encoded protein is MTPRMLGLVADDLTGATDAAVPFAAAGWSAHLLRSSTAAPSPAGDRPCLLAVATGVRAAADDRATAVTAAAVGELLARGCDRLYLKVDSTMRGSVAAQIRGALGAWAQAYPGAVVVVCPAFPEQGRTVVGGRVLVRGIPLEHTAAAQDPVTPVTTSLLSDLVAGLPASEAGSDADLARGLVALDADLLRGLSAPEADLLRGLSAPEADLLRGLSAPDAGSDADLDEIAATLDRHGPGAVAAGSAGLASALARRWPAAKPAPDRQRPSTCILVGVSSLHPVALSALARLRDARPTVDVITTPAARADAATTAAGFGEQVAHQLKQARYDTVVLVGGDGAAAALDHVDAGAITVHRALAPGVPLGTICGGAAHGVRVVTTSGGFGSADSLVDIVDRLGTTGGNTR
- a CDS encoding protein kinase domain-containing protein produces the protein MTATGGWAVDVPTGYRVGRWTVTAPIASGSWGSVYAATGAGDAAEMALKFLPTGTLTPRQIAHLADVAARERRGHEQLSHPHLVRAREILTVDDPEHPALDGALVIVMERAEASLRDRLQQAAGGPVPDAERLLEEICDALAYLHGRDWVHGDLKPANVLLMADGSIRLADFGLAGEFDGTHAYLPPMASPDYVPPERWTESLGEHGIAVRPSADVWAFGITAHLLLTGAFPFPGGTSQARLAAAAEYAAGGSSLALSPALPQPWRELIQDCLAPTHAARAQHGSAELLERIRRLRSGRAPSGRRRRRIALAAAAAVAVVTAAVAGVAVAGPFDDRAPSGPTVYRADLLRADAGIPVAYRELIVDAGTACAEPGITPALIAAMLKAESNFDPNLSDPAKDEYGIARWTPSVLRFYLPEGQRDEVPAPPFPPEVSIPAMGRYLCFLAPRLSKVPGDPGLLLAAAYRTSATRVVEEGGPPPKTRDHVARVGAFRQSFTPGP
- a CDS encoding SDR family NAD(P)-dependent oxidoreductase, which translates into the protein MAGTALVTGVSSGIGHAIAARLLTCGRHVVGVSRRKPDLPELGFHWIEADLTDPGAVEQVAAQAGHVDAVVHAAGVQHSAPLGELDPGHGALMWRLHVEVPTQLINTIIGTLPDRARIVLIGSRTAAGVAGKSQYAATKAALTGLARSWAIELAPRGITVNVVAPGPTETAMLSDPNRAATPPRVPALGRFVQPDEVAGLVAFLLGDDGGSITGQHLVICGGASL
- a CDS encoding iron-containing alcohol dehydrogenase, with the protein product MTTTALGVLRLPRTVLFGPGQRHAIADAVAGLGRTALICTDARLAATAELAEIRKEIEAAGVRVEVFADTRPELPVDGVLDCVRGLTGHGVDVVVGIGGGSCLDMAKAVSLLLTHGGKPQDYYGENVVPGPILPVVAVPTTAGTGSEATPVAVFADPDRDMKVGISSPHLIPHTAVCDPELTHSCPPGLTAHSGADALSHLVESFTAVTRTPDPHLAYERVFIGKSALTDHVALNGLELMGRSLLKAYHDPTDVGARHDVMLAAFAGGVSLGTAGTAAAHALQYPLGAATHTPHGLGVGTLLPYVMRFNLPVRVREFAQVARALGVEDAGRDEAALARAGVEAVDALIDGLGLPRTIAELGLPESRLDWLAQQGMGAARLVQNNPRPLDLPAMSALARAAFTGDRGFPASI